In Aspergillus luchuensis IFO 4308 DNA, chromosome 1, nearly complete sequence, the following are encoded in one genomic region:
- a CDS encoding putative tetracycline transporter (COG:G;~EggNog:ENOG410PK1M;~InterPro:IPR020846,IPR011701,IPR036259;~PFAM:PF07690;~TransMembrane:12 (i12-33o75-97i109-127o133-154i166-187o199-221i263-283o303-321i328-347o353-375i396-413o419-437i);~go_function: GO:0022857 - transmembrane transporter activity [Evidence IEA];~go_process: GO:0055085 - transmembrane transport [Evidence IEA]) yields MAVAADQRKKILKVLMTSLLLDLISFTFILPLFPSLLSFYRNQDPSPNSLLNRVFHYLNAYKNSFAKPIDSRYDIVLLGGALGSLFSFLQALAAPFIGRLSDQRGRKTALLYSMVGNTLSVALWVAATDFRTFLASRIVGGLSEGNVQLANAIATDISDPSQRGSTMALVGACFSIAFTCGPALGAFLSNITTVAANPFATAAGVSLLLIVVETAYIYFCLPETHPRFTKLTHTSSTTTSASKAPTSTSTPTPKRKQHTNNPAILNAIHFLFLLPFSGLEFSLPFLTATFYAGSQASPSALNGRLLSMMGLIASLLQGTVVRRLPPLVTVRAGVLACTVSFFMLARVSSLSGLYAAGSLLAITSATVVTGLNSLGSFEAQESDRGAVLGRLRSWGQVGRAAGPLLFCSLFWWVGREIAYTTGGIAMVTVCVAVFTCLKSPNIPAKA; encoded by the exons ATGGCGGTCGCCGCAGaccagcggaagaagatcctCAAGGTCTTGATGACCTCGTTGCTCTTGGATTTG ATATCCTTTACGttcattcttcctctcttcccatctctcctctccttctacCGCAACCAAGACCCCTCCCCGAACTCGCTGCTGAACCGCGTCTTCCACTATCTCAATGCCTACAAGAACTCCTTCGCAAAGCCCATCGACTCGCGCTATGATATTGTTCTCCTCGGTGGCGCTCTCggatctctcttctccttcctacaGGCCCTAGCCGCCCCCTTTATCGGCCGTCTCTCCGACCAGCGCGGCCGCAAGACCGCCCTACTCTACTCCATGGTTGGCAACACTCTCAGCGTCGCTCTCTGGGTCGCTGCTACGGATTTCCGCACCTTCCTGGCCAGTCGCATCGTCGGTGGTCTTAGTGAAGGGAATGTGCAGCTGGCCAACGCCATTGCAACCGACATCAGCGACCCCAGCCAGCGCGGCTCGACCATGGCCCTGGTGGGCGCCTGCTTCAGCATCGCCTTCACCTGCGGACCCGCCCTAGGAGCATTTCTCTCGAACATCACCACTGTGGCAGCAAACCCCTTCGCAACCGCAGCCGGCGTTTCCCTTCTGCTCATTGTCGTCGAAACCGCATACATCTACTTCTGTCTGCCGGAAACTCACCCTCGTTTCACCAAGCTCACTCATACCTCTTCAACCACCACGTCTGCCTCGAAGGCCCCCAcgtccacatccacccccactccCAAACGCAAACAacacaccaacaaccccGCCATCCTCAACGCAatccacttcctcttcctcctccccttctccggACTTGagttctccctccccttcctaaCCGCCACCTTCTACGCCGGCAGCCAAGCCAGCCCCTCCGCTCTAAATGGCCGCCTCCTCTCAATGATGGGTCTAATCGCCTCACTCCTCCAAGGCACTGTCGTGCGCCGTCTGCCCCCACTCGTGACAGTCCGCGCCGGCGTCCTTGCCTGCACCGTATCCTTCTTTATGCTCGCGCGCgtttcctccctctccggccTTTACGCCGCCGGCAGCCTCCTCGCTATCACCAGCGCCACGGTCGTCACGGGCCTCAACAGCCTGGGTAGCTTCGAGGCACAGGAGTCAGACCGCGGTGCGGTCTTGGGTAGACTCCGTAGCTGGGGCCAGGTCGGGCGCGCGGCGGGACCGTTGCTCTTCTGTTCGTTGTTCTGGTGGGTTGGGCGCGAAATCGCCTACACCACGGGTGGAATCGCGATGGTCACCGTTTGCGTGGCTGTGTTCACGTGCTTGAAGTCGCCGAATATTCCTGCCAAGGCGTAG